The Bacillaceae bacterium IKA-2 DNA window ACAAATTAGCTCGTTGATGCTTTTATGGGTTGCTTCCAGCAAATCTAAAATGTCAGATAATTCTAATTTAAACAAATTTAAGGTTTTGTTTTTAAAGTGTTGAAAGCGTTTTCAGCAATGGTTTATAATATGTATAAGCGAGGGGAGGCTGTGCTATGGAAGTCAACCATACCATTGTTGCGGGCCATTATGGCAGTGGTAAAACGGAATATGCACTTCATGATGCTCTTCAAAGAAAAGGGAGCAACATTTACTTGTGTGATTTAGATGTAATTAATCCTTATTTTCGTTCGAGAGACCATCAAGAAGAGCTTGAGGCTAAAGGAGTTAACCTTGTAGCACCAAAAGGAGAACTACTCAAAGCGGATTTGCCTATTGTTACCGGCGAGGTAGCGTTGAGGATAAAAGAGACAGAGTCCACAGTGATTATCGATGTGGGTGGTAATGAAGACGGCGCAACAGTGCTCGGTCAGTTTGCGGCTCTTATTGAAACAATGCCTTACGAGTTTTTATTTGTTGTAAATGTGAATCGTCCTAGTGTAGCCACAGCCGAGAAAATAATTCCGGTCATCCGAGCCATTGAAAAAAACTCACGTCTAAAAGTGACAGGACTCGTCCACAATACGCATTTGTGCGGAGAAGATTTAAGTAAGGAAGATATTCTAGAAGGTGAATCGGTTTGCAATGAAGTTTTCGAAAAGTCAGGGATTCCTCTGAAATTTACGATGATTGAGGAGCGGCAGTATAAGGGACTAAAGGAAGAGTTAAATTTTAATAGTAATCGCCTAATAGTTTTCAAGAGAAGATTACTAGCTCCATGGCATGTATGACAAAAGGAGGGGAACAGCATGAAGGTCCAATTTGATGAAGATCGTTGTAAAGGATGCTCATTATGTATAAGTGCTTGTCCACAAAATATCCTAAGATTATCAACAAGAATGAACAAAAAAGGTTATCAGGCAGCCGAAATGATTCATGAAGAACTTTGCACGAGTTGTGCAGCCTGTGCACGAATGTGTCCTGACGCGGCGATAACAATTTATCGACCAGAAAGAACAATAGAGAAGCTTCATAGGTAGTTGAGGGGAGAGAGAAAATATGGGGAAAGTTTTAATGAAAGGGAATGAAGTCATTGGTGAGGCCGCGATACAAGCAGGCTGTTACTATTATTTTGGGTATCCGATTACACCTCAAAGCGAATTGGTGTCCTATATGGCAAACCGTTTGCCGGAAGTGAATGGGGTATTTTTACAGGCTGAGAGTGAGGTTGCAGCGATCAATATGGTATACGGGGCAGCGTCTGCCGGGGTTCGAGTAATGACCTCATCTTCTGGACCAGGTTTTAGTTTGAAGCAAGAAGGAATTTCCTACCTTGCTGGAGCAGAACTCCCAGCTGTCATTGTCAATATGTCAAGGGGAGGTCCAGGTTTAGGAAATATCCAACCATCACAGGCTGACTATTTCCAAGCAACCAAAGGGGGAGGGCACGGTGATTATTATACGCCTGTATTAGCGCCTGCTAACTTACAGGAAATTGTTGATTTAACAGCAGAAGCGTTTCGAATTGCTGATCAATACCGGACACCGGTCATTTTACTTGGTGATGGGATGCTTGGCCAAATGATGGAGCCAGTGGAATTCAAAGACCACACAGATTCCGGTGAGGGCTTCAATAAAGATTGGGCAACAACTGGAACAATCGGGGATGGCCCTCCAAAGGTAATCACATCGCTTGATTTAAGTGATATTGCGCTCGAACAGCGAAATCATCGTTTACAGCAAAAATATCAGGAAATTACAACCAATGAAATAAAAGTAGAAACGAAATACACCAACGATGCCGATTATATCATTGTTGCTTATGGAACCGTGGCAAGAATTGCTATGAGCGCGATCGAGAGAGCACGAAATGATGGGATGAAAATCGGGCTTATCCGTCCAATCTCATTGTGGCCGTTTCCCAAAAGAGTAATCTCAGATATTAGCATCAATGTAAAAGAGTTATTAACCGTTGAAATGAACGCCGGTCAAATGGTCGAAGATGTTCGCTTAGCTGTTGAGGGAAAAGCTCCGGTAAGCTTCTATGGTCGTACTGGTGGCATTATTCCTACGGTAGAGGAAATCTATCAAGAGATTTTGAAGCTTAGAGAAGGGGTGACCTCATGAAAACGGTGTTTAAACGAACCGAAGGACTGAAGGAAGCTGACACTCATTATTGCCCAGGGTGCACGCATGGAATTATTCACAGGCTAGTAGGTGAGACTTTAGCTGAAATGGATGCATTAGAACGGACTGTCGGTGTTGCATCAGTCGGGTGCTCTGTATTGTCGTATGATTACTTTAATTGTGATATGACGCAGGCGGCTCACGGCCGAGCGCCAGCTGTGGCTACAGGATTAAAGCGGGTACTCCCAGATGATCGACTCGTATTCACTTATCAAGGCGATGGTGATTTGGCCTCGATTGGAATGGCCGAAATTGTCCACAGTGCAGCCAGAAGTGAAAACATTACCGTGATCTTTGTTAATAACGCTACCTACGGCATGACAGGAGGTCAAATGTCGCCAACGACTCTTGTTGGGCAAAAGACTGCTACATCAACTCAAGGAAGAGCACAAGGCTCACATGGGTTACCAATTCGGGTCTCAGAAATGTTGGCCACCCTAGATGGAAGTACGTATATCGAACGAGTCTCGACACATGATGTCGCTCACGTCATTAAAGCAAAAAAAGCGATCCGAAAAGCTTTTGCTACACAAGAGCAAAAAAAAGGATTCTCTATGATCGAAGTCTTATCAACGTGCCCAACAAACTGGGGCTTAACTCCTGAAGAGTCTTTACAATGGGTAAAAGCTGAAATGGTTCCGTATTATCCATTGGGGGTATTCAAAGACCTTCGAGCTGAGCGGGAGGAATCAATATGAAACAAGAATTAATCATTGCTGGTTTTGGTGGGCAAGGGGTCATGTCTATGGGGCAGTTACTCGCTTATGCAGGCATGAAGGAAGGTAAACAAGTATCATGGCTTCCGTCTTATGGTCCAGAACAGCGAGGTGGCACCGCAAATGTATCTGTTGTGATAAGTGATGAGATAGTAGGTTCACCTGTCATCGACAAGCCTACATCCGTCATTGCTTTGAATACCCCTTCATTTGAAAAATTTGAACCTATGCTCATTAGTGGCGGGGACTTGTTCATCAACGCGGATTTAATCGAGATAATTAGTGACAGAAAAGATATCTTTTTTTTGCCGATCCCTGCTACTAAGATAGCAAAAAGTTTAGATGAAGAGCGAGTAGCAGGTATGGTCATATTAGGAGCATTTATTACAAAAACAAACATTTTATCGAAAGAAAGTCTTCTCCAAGCGTTAATTCATGTCTTAGGAGAAAAGAAAAGGCATCTCATTGATGTCAATGAGCAAGCGATTATTGCAGGAGCAAACCTTATTAAGTAAGATTTTTTAGCAAAAAAATCTTCTAGAATTCTTGTGCCTGGCGCAGCACGAAGTTACTGGTTACAAATCAGATGAGCTTCCAACGCTGTCCGAAAGCGGCCGAAAAAGCTTAGCTGGATACAAAGATCTGATAAAAACTGCTGAAATATTTAGTTAGATTTATCTAATTTAATAAGGAAAAAAACACCCCCGAATCGTTTACTCGATTTTGTGTTTTTGGAGGTGTTTTTTTTGATTTTTAATTATTTTTTTTATGGGAATGATTTCATAATACCAAAAATTAGCCAGATAAATCTACCTAGTGGCGCAGAATCTGCATTTGAAATTCACTTATGGTATTATGACCTTGGAAAACAATATCACTAACCTTTGATATATTTGGTGTTAAAGATAAACAGACGTAAAAGTAAGTAGAGAGAAGGAATAAGTAGTGATAGACCTAATAAAAACGCAATAATTAAGGCGACCCCCATTTCTGGCCCAGTAATGCTTTCATAGATAGTTATATAAGGATACAAAATGTAAGGTAAGTGTGTCGCTCCATATCCAAAAAATGCTAATCCATATTGTAAGGCAACTAAGCTAAAAGCAATCCCTAAGTTAATTCCTTTATAGATCAGCCAAACAGCGAAAACAAAGCAAATCAGAGACGCTCCAAACATCCAGTACATGTCAATCATCGCTTGGAAATGCTCCGGATTGTGAGTGCTTAACATAAAAAAGAAAAGAATACTTGCTAAAATTGTTGGTCCGCTCCAAATTAAAGCAAACCTCCGTAGTAGTCTAAAGGCATCTTTGTCTTCCATCTGAAAGGCATAATAGGTTAAAAAACTTGCACTGATAAAAAGAACGCTGACAATCGCCAATAAAACACCAGACCAAGCAAATGGGCTTGATAAAAGTTTATCGTTTAAGAGAGTAACGGTTTCACCATCATAAAAAATAAATCCGCCCTCAGAAATAATTAACACGATCGACAATGCGGCTGGGATAAATAACCCGCTCATCCCATACAAAAATACATAAATGTTACTTTCTCTCGCCCCATAATTAGCAAAAGCATAAAATGATCCGCGAATCGCCAGTAAAATTAAAGCTATACTTCCGGGAACTAATAGAGCGGTGCCAAAGTAAAAAGCCGAATCAGGGAAAAAACCAATGATCCCAATAAAGAAAAAAACGAGAAAAACATTCGTCACTTCCCAAACCGGTGATAAATAACGGTCAATTACTGTGCGGATGCTGTGTTTTTTTCGAGTCATCTTTGCATAATAAGAATAAAATCCCGCCCCAAAGTCGATAGAGGCAACAATCAAATAACCATACAAAAAAACCCATAATACGGTAATCCCGATAATCTCAATAGTCATCATGAACCCTCACTTTATAAAATAATCTCTTTTTTCTCTAGTTCCATTTCAGCAGATTTACTCTTAAATAAACGAATCAGAATGGTTGGGAGTAAAATTGCTAGCATCATATATAAAAGTGAAAAAAGGATAAGCATTTCAAAGACATATGGATTGGTAGTAACACCTTCAGACACTTTCATAAATCCTCGTAAAATCCATGGTTGTCGCCCCACCTCTGTCATGATCCAGCCAAATTCAATCGCTAATATCGCCAACGGACCACCCAAAATAATCGAGCGAAGTAACCATGGGTGTAGCGGGTTAAGGCGAGTAAAATAATTAAACATGAAATAGGCGGCAGCGACAGCTAGTAAGTACATACCAATGAAAATCATCAAATTAAAAAAATGATGAATAAATAGCGGTGGCCACAACTCTTTAGGGAATTCATTGAGGCCAATTACTTCTGCATTCGGTGAATTAAAAGCTAAAATACTAAGACCAAACGGAATGTTGAGCGCAAAACGGGCGGTCTGTTCTTCTTCATCTAAAATTCCACCAAGGATTAATTTGGCCCTTGTTTCTGTTTCAAAATGCCATTCGGCTGCTGCTAATTTTTCAGGTTGATATTTCGCTAAAAATTTACCAGCAAAATCACCATTAAGAACGGTAGCCATACCAAAAACAAAACAACCGATCATCGTTAAATGCAGGGCCTTTTTGTAGTAAACATGGGATTTTCCTTTTAAAATAAAATAAGCTGAAATGGCTGCCAAAATAAAAGCAGATGTTAAATAAGCAGACGTTAAAACATGGGCCACTTTTGATGGCGTGGCTGGATTAAACATAGCTACTAACGGTTTGATATTTGTAAATAGACCATTCTCAACGTCAAATCCTTGTGGAGTATTCATAAAAGCGTTGGCCGATGTGATAAAAAAAGCAGATGCAGAAGCGCCAAGAATGATCGGAAGAGACAAGAGCCAATGATAAATCGGTTTAAAGCGATCCCAAGTATATAAATAAATACCTAAAAAAATTGCTTCAAAAAAGAAAGCAAACGTTTCTAAAAATAAAGGCAGACTAATAATCTGACCAGATGCCTGCATAAATCGCGGCCACAACAGTGATAATTGCAGTCCAATTATCGTTCCTGTGACAACCCCGACCGCTACTACGATGACATAACCTCGCGCCCATCTTCTAGCTAATAAATGATAATGGGGATCTTTCTTTTTAATCCCAATAAGTTCTGCTAAAGAAAAAAAAATCGGGATACCGACGCCAACAGTTGCCATAATAATATGAAAACACAATGTTATCGCGGTGAGTAAGCGACTTAACAGTAATGTATCAAATTCCATAATGTTACCTCCCTAGATAAGTTGATGAGAAAAGGGGACAGGCACCTTTTCCCAGTGAAGTGGGACAAGTTGCCTGTCCCCTTTTCCCGTTAGATCTTATCTTCAAAATTTTTTTTAGTAATTAAACCCCAGAAGAAAAAAATACCTAAAGAAATAAAAACAACAAGTAGTGGTGCGACCATGATCAGAAAAGTACTCATGATTTTCCTCCTTAACGATTTCATTTTGTCTATTGTTTCCAATACCAAAATGATTATGTATAATTAAAGATAGGGAAGAATAAGGACAAAAAATAAAGGAAAGATAGTCACTTTTTTTTGGTCGATAAGATAAGATTTTCTTGTGGCACTAATGAAAAACTCCTAACAAAACGATCTTGTTAGGAGTTTTCTTAATCGTTAATCTGTATATCTTTCTGCGCTGACTATTGGCTGCGTATATGAATTTAAGATGAATTGACAATGAATTATAGATGAAAGAATCAACAAGTGGCACGAGGTACCTAGGTACATGAAAAGCAGAAAGCGGTCATCAAAGGGTGAGTAAGATGACCGCAAGTGTACGATGTCTAATTTAGTTATCGGTTCTAGTAATCATTAATACATCAGCGGTGTTGGAGTTCCGTGATTAACGTGATAATCTCCCACATAGTACCCTGATTTTCGCAAATACTCATGAAACTCATTTACTTTTTCGGGAGAAATTTGCTTGGTTTTTTTTGGTGGGTCAGTTGTGTCGGATGGCTTTTCTCCCGCTGGTGTGGGTGTAGTGGAGACTTTTTTAGATGGGTTTTTTAAGGCCTTTTTCGTTTCTTGTCCGACAATACCGTCAAAAGTCAGTCCATGATCTGCTTGGAATTTTTGAACTTCTTTTTCAGTTTTTTCGTCAAAAACCCCACTTATTTCTTCGATTTTATAGCCTAAATTTTGAAGAGTTTGTTGTAATTCTTTTACATCCCCGCCGCGACTTCCAAGACTTAATACAGTGTTCTCCTTTACGGGTGCTGGTTCTATTGTTGAAGCAGTGACTGTATGGCCGTTAGCTTTTGCGATACTGTCAAAGGAGCTTGATGCGGTGACGATGATAACGGGTGTATCAACTTTTACTTTGTCAAAAAGCCATTTCACTTCGTCATTCTGCATGCGAATACAGCCCAAGCTAACATAATTTCCAATTGAGGCAGGGTTATTATTTCCGTGTATCGCATAAGTAGTTCCCCATGTATCTCTTGCATTAAGTCCGAGCCAGCGACTGCCAAGTGGGTTAGAAGGATCGCCTCCTGGAATATTATCCTTAAAATAGGGCCTGTCGACGATCTTATTGACAATTTTAAAATTTCCTTCCGGTGTTAATGAGGGACTCTTACCTGTTGCGACACGAAAAATCCGATTGAGTTTATTATTTTCATAGTAAGCTAGTTCGTTACTTGCTTTGTTTATAATAATGAATTGTCCACTTGAAGCTGATGTAGGTCGAGGTAACAAAAAGGCGAATAAGAAACATAAAACAAATGAAAATAGTAGAAACTTTTTCAACATAAAAACCTCCCACGTCTAAGTTGTCATATTATTAGACGCGATTTTATGGAAAAAGTTGTGTTATTTTCTTAAAAAGGACCAAGTATAGCTAGAACTTTTTTTAAAAAAGGAAGCAGACGTTTAAAAGGAAAAACACGGTCGAGTTGTCCCCATGAATCGGGCAACTCGACCGTGTTTAATAATAATCAGGATCAACTTCGATGTCGATTGGTTAACTAAATTAAATAAATGTCATTGAAGGTGGTTTGGCTGAAAGCTTCTTCGGGGAGTGCACGGACAAGTTCAAATCCTAGAAGGGTGCTGAATTTTTAGACGAAATCCAACAAGGTTTCAAATTCTTTTACTTCATCATTTGACGCTTTGTAGATTTTGATAAATTCAAACGAGGCCCTTTTTTCAAAAACATCAATTAGGTCGGGGTCAAATTGGCTACCTTTCCCTTCAGTCAATCTTTGTAACGCTTCATTCAATGACACCCCACTTCGATAAGAACGATCTGAGGTCATTGCGTCAAAGGCATCGGCGATAGCTAAAATTCTGGCATCCAAAGGGATTTCTTTCCCTTGGTGAGATGCTGGATATCCTTTGCCATCCCAGCGTTCATGATGATAAAGGACCCCACTTTTTAATTCTTGGAGGCCATCAATTCTCTCAATCATTCTTGCTCCTAAAACTGTATGAGTTTTTATTACTTCATACTCCTCTGGCGTTAATTTCCCTGTATTGGTGAGGATAGCCTCTGGGATATTAATCTTTCCAATATCATGAACTAATCCGGCTAATCTAAGTCTTTTTAGATCGCTCTCTTGATATTCAGGCAGATGCTTGGCGAGTGCAACAGCATAAAGACTTACGCGTTGACTATGACCGAATGTGTATTGATCTTTTGCTTCCACTGAAACAACGAAGCTATTGACTACTTCTTTAATCGTGTTTTCCATCATGCTAATGACAGTACGTACTTGTTTTGTATGAATAAGGTTAAGAGTCATTAATACTAAGAAACTTAACGAAGCGATGATTAAATAGACAAGGATTCGATTGGCTATATCAATATTATCGGGCATATACAAACTTTTCGGAGAATTTATACTTAAATAAGAGATAATAAAGAGCCCGAGTAAGGAATAGTAAAACAATATTTTTCGTTCTCCATAAAGACCTGCTATTAAAGGGACAATGAGGAAAAAGGACCATGACTCACTATATCCTGATTCAAAATAAACGACGATTAACATTCCTGCACAATAGATTAACATTATCAGTTGGGTCACTTTTGAAGATAGTTTCATAGGGTCAGTGATCACTTTTACTAATATTAAGACGCCTAAACATGCTAATAGTGCCGGTATATTCGCTCTTGAGTACGGAAGGTCGAAGACAAGAAACAGGATGTTCCATGAAGAACTTAATAGAAAAAAGATCGCATTGACCCAAAACAAATATTTCGTCACTTTATGGCGGTGCTCATTAAAATATTCAAGATGGAGCTTTTTTTCGATTCCTATCATGGTAAAGTCTCCTATTTGTTCAAAATTCTTTTATATATTGTAACATTTTTATACATTATTAGATATAAGTATGTTTTAGTTTTCTTTTCTAAAATATAGTAGATAGTGTAGAACAAAAAATTGATTTACAAAGGAGAGATTTCGATGGAAATGACAAATCACTATCATTTTGGTCCGGCATTTAATAAAGTAAGAGAAGAGGCTATTGCGCTTCACCGATTGCGCTACGAAGAATTAGGTTTTTTTAAAAAGGGAGAAAAAGATCCCTATGAACAAAATTCACTTTATTTTGTAGGCCAGGAAACAACATTCAATCAGGTGGTGGGTGTAACTAGGCTTATTTTCCAACCAATGGACCAGCTCCCTACCATTACAAGCTTTGAAATCTATGATATTGATTACACGAAATTACTAAAGTTGGAGAATCATAGTTATGCGGAAATGAGTGCCTTTACAAAACTACCAAAGCATGAAATCGGAGTTCATCTTATTCGGATGATTATACACTACTCGAAACAAAACGGAATCACCCATTGGGTAGCGTGCATCGATGAAAGGGTGTACAGATATTTAAACAGGATTTTAAGCCCGATTTTTAAAGAAATCGGAGTGCCAAAAGTATATTTAGGATCCAAAACAGTTCCTTGCCTCGTAGATATCCATGCATCAATGAAGCAAATTAGTGAGCAGCGACCAAAACTATATCAATTTTTAATCGAAGGTGAAGAAAAGAAAATGGAGGTACTTGGTTAATGATTAAAGAACAATTTAATAGAAACCTTGGAATTATGTCAGAAGAAGACATCATAAAGTTGCATGAGACGACGATTTCGATTGCTGGATGCGGGTGTATTGGCGGATTTTCGGCAGAGCTACTCGTTCGGATGGGGATTGGGAAATTAATAATAGCGGATCCTGATCTATTCGATATTTCCAATATCAATCGCCAATGTGCAGCTACTCATCATTCAGTTGGAATGTTAAAAGTAGAAGCTTTAAAAGCTCATTTATTAGCTATTAATCCAGATTTAGAGATTGTCGTTTATTCAAAAGGCGTCAACGAAGAAAATGTCAGCGATTTTGTTAATGAGGCAGACTATGTGATAGATGCGATTGATTATTTTTGTCTCCCAGAGGCTGTAGCCTTACATCGCGGATCGCGTCAAAAGGGTTTACACATTATTACCGCTGTTGCATTAGGATTCGGTGCATCTGTTTTAACATTTTCACCCAATGGCATGAAATTAGAGGAGTATCTTGGTATTCCAGTAGATTGTGTGATTGATGACCTAAGAGGGATCACATTTCCAGCATCTAGTTATACCAGCTATTTACCTAGCTATGCTACAGAAGAAAAGATTACAGAGTGGATAACAAATAAAACGATTCCGACGATAAGTGTCGGACAAGCATTAGGACCTGGAGCATTAGTATCTCAGATGATACTCCATATCCTAGGCAGAAAAGAACCGATCATGGTACCAGAAAAATGGCAAATTCAATTTGAATAAAAAAAGCGGTTAGGGAAACTGCTTACCTACTTCTAAATGTTGCATGAAATAGCTTTATGCTGATCTAGTTAATCTATCTACTCTCTAAAGAGAGTGCGATAATTGAGCAACAGGAGTTGTCACTTTGGCATCTCTTGTTGCTGTTGTTCTGCAACTATTAAACTAGTGATGAAAAAAGAGATAGATGGAGAGGATTGAAACAAATGATGTATGATTTATCATGGACTCATCTTTTGATCGTAGTGTTATCTGCATTATTTATAGGGATTTCTAAAACAGGAGTACCAACGTTAGGAATTCTTGTGGTAGCAACGATGGCTACAATTTTCCCAGCAAGGGAATCAATTGGAATTGTATTACCAATGTTGATTACTGCAGATATAATCGCTGTTACATACTACCGTAGAAGCGTGGATTGGAAAACATTATTTTCATTAATTCCATGGGTTCTTGGAGGGATTTTAGCAGGTTATGCGCTTTTATATACGATTGTAGAAAGTAGACCGATCGAAATTATCTTAGGTATGATCATATTGACGTTGATTGCTGTTCAGTTTATGAGAGAACGTTGGGGTGCAAAATGGATGGTTGCGATGCCAGAATCGAAGGCATTCATAGGAATAATGGGAACGCTCGCTGGATTTACAACAATGATGGGAAATGCCGCGGGACCAATTATGGCTGTTTTTCTAGTAGCAATGGCTTTGCCGAAGAAAGTATTTATCGGAACCGGTGCTTGGTTCTTTTTATCTGTTAATTTAATTAAAGTACCTATGTATGGACAGCTTGGGCTTATTACTGGAGAAACACTGCTTTTTAATGTATGGCTTATTGTACCTATTCTGATTGGAACTTATTTAGGTATTAAATTTTTACCTCTCATCCCCCAAAAACATTTTAATTTAATTATTTTATTATTGGCTACAGTAGGGGGTATACGTTTGTTGATTGCCTAGGTTACTTGTACTATCTCCATCCAAGTTGCAAAGGAAGATAGTACAAGTGCAACTAAGGCGAGCTGCTTAACAAAGAGATTTTTATTTAAGCGTGAAGTCCCCCATATCTAAGCGAAGGTTGGCACTTCTATGCATGTAGTGCTGAGAATCCTTCTCTAAACCGATGCTAAGCAAAGCTAGGACGAGTTCTTTTGGTTCGTGATAAGCTCAATTTTCTTCATTCACGAATTTGACATTAATCTCA harbors:
- a CDS encoding sulfite exporter TauE/SafE family protein; amino-acid sequence: MMYDLSWTHLLIVVLSALFIGISKTGVPTLGILVVATMATIFPARESIGIVLPMLITADIIAVTYYRRSVDWKTLFSLIPWVLGGILAGYALLYTIVESRPIEIILGMIILTLIAVQFMRERWGAKWMVAMPESKAFIGIMGTLAGFTTMMGNAAGPIMAVFLVAMALPKKVFIGTGAWFFLSVNLIKVPMYGQLGLITGETLLFNVWLIVPILIGTYLGIKFLPLIPQKHFNLIILLLATVGGIRLLIA
- a CDS encoding 2-oxoacid:acceptor oxidoreductase family protein; translated protein: MKQELIIAGFGGQGVMSMGQLLAYAGMKEGKQVSWLPSYGPEQRGGTANVSVVISDEIVGSPVIDKPTSVIALNTPSFEKFEPMLISGGDLFINADLIEIISDRKDIFFLPIPATKIAKSLDEERVAGMVILGAFITKTNILSKESLLQALIHVLGEKKRHLIDVNEQAIIAGANLIK
- a CDS encoding cytochrome d ubiquinol oxidase subunit II produces the protein MTIEIIGITVLWVFLYGYLIVASIDFGAGFYSYYAKMTRKKHSIRTVIDRYLSPVWEVTNVFLVFFFIGIIGFFPDSAFYFGTALLVPGSIALILLAIRGSFYAFANYGARESNIYVFLYGMSGLFIPAALSIVLIISEGGFIFYDGETVTLLNDKLLSSPFAWSGVLLAIVSVLFISASFLTYYAFQMEDKDAFRLLRRFALIWSGPTILASILFFFMLSTHNPEHFQAMIDMYWMFGASLICFVFAVWLIYKGINLGIAFSLVALQYGLAFFGYGATHLPYILYPYITIYESITGPEMGVALIIAFLLGLSLLIPSLYLLLRLFIFNTKYIKG
- a CDS encoding 4Fe-4S binding protein; protein product: MKVQFDEDRCKGCSLCISACPQNILRLSTRMNKKGYQAAEMIHEELCTSCAACARMCPDAAITIYRPERTIEKLHR
- a CDS encoding cytochrome ubiquinol oxidase subunit I, which codes for MEFDTLLLSRLLTAITLCFHIIMATVGVGIPIFFSLAELIGIKKKDPHYHLLARRWARGYVIVVAVGVVTGTIIGLQLSLLWPRFMQASGQIISLPLFLETFAFFFEAIFLGIYLYTWDRFKPIYHWLLSLPIILGASASAFFITSANAFMNTPQGFDVENGLFTNIKPLVAMFNPATPSKVAHVLTSAYLTSAFILAAISAYFILKGKSHVYYKKALHLTMIGCFVFGMATVLNGDFAGKFLAKYQPEKLAAAEWHFETETRAKLILGGILDEEEQTARFALNIPFGLSILAFNSPNAEVIGLNEFPKELWPPLFIHHFFNLMIFIGMYLLAVAAAYFMFNYFTRLNPLHPWLLRSIILGGPLAILAIEFGWIMTEVGRQPWILRGFMKVSEGVTTNPYVFEMLILFSLLYMMLAILLPTILIRLFKSKSAEMELEKKEIIL
- a CDS encoding thiamine pyrophosphate-dependent enzyme, with the translated sequence MKTVFKRTEGLKEADTHYCPGCTHGIIHRLVGETLAEMDALERTVGVASVGCSVLSYDYFNCDMTQAAHGRAPAVATGLKRVLPDDRLVFTYQGDGDLASIGMAEIVHSAARSENITVIFVNNATYGMTGGQMSPTTLVGQKTATSTQGRAQGSHGLPIRVSEMLATLDGSTYIERVSTHDVAHVIKAKKAIRKAFATQEQKKGFSMIEVLSTCPTNWGLTPEESLQWVKAEMVPYYPLGVFKDLRAEREESI
- a CDS encoding ThiF family adenylyltransferase gives rise to the protein MIKEQFNRNLGIMSEEDIIKLHETTISIAGCGCIGGFSAELLVRMGIGKLIIADPDLFDISNINRQCAATHHSVGMLKVEALKAHLLAINPDLEIVVYSKGVNEENVSDFVNEADYVIDAIDYFCLPEAVALHRGSRQKGLHIITAVALGFGASVLTFSPNGMKLEEYLGIPVDCVIDDLRGITFPASSYTSYLPSYATEEKITEWITNKTIPTISVGQALGPGALVSQMILHILGRKEPIMVPEKWQIQFE
- a CDS encoding L,D-transpeptidase family protein, producing MLKKFLLFSFVLCFLFAFLLPRPTSASSGQFIIINKASNELAYYENNKLNRIFRVATGKSPSLTPEGNFKIVNKIVDRPYFKDNIPGGDPSNPLGSRWLGLNARDTWGTTYAIHGNNNPASIGNYVSLGCIRMQNDEVKWLFDKVKVDTPVIIVTASSSFDSIAKANGHTVTASTIEPAPVKENTVLSLGSRGGDVKELQQTLQNLGYKIEEISGVFDEKTEKEVQKFQADHGLTFDGIVGQETKKALKNPSKKVSTTPTPAGEKPSDTTDPPKKTKQISPEKVNEFHEYLRKSGYYVGDYHVNHGTPTPLMY
- a CDS encoding 3-methyl-2-oxobutanoate dehydrogenase subunit VorB, which produces MGKVLMKGNEVIGEAAIQAGCYYYFGYPITPQSELVSYMANRLPEVNGVFLQAESEVAAINMVYGAASAGVRVMTSSSGPGFSLKQEGISYLAGAELPAVIVNMSRGGPGLGNIQPSQADYFQATKGGGHGDYYTPVLAPANLQEIVDLTAEAFRIADQYRTPVILLGDGMLGQMMEPVEFKDHTDSGEGFNKDWATTGTIGDGPPKVITSLDLSDIALEQRNHRLQQKYQEITTNEIKVETKYTNDADYIIVAYGTVARIAMSAIERARNDGMKIGLIRPISLWPFPKRVISDISINVKELLTVEMNAGQMVEDVRLAVEGKAPVSFYGRTGGIIPTVEEIYQEILKLREGVTS
- a CDS encoding HD-GYP domain-containing protein; this translates as MIGIEKKLHLEYFNEHRHKVTKYLFWVNAIFFLLSSSWNILFLVFDLPYSRANIPALLACLGVLILVKVITDPMKLSSKVTQLIMLIYCAGMLIVVYFESGYSESWSFFLIVPLIAGLYGERKILFYYSLLGLFIISYLSINSPKSLYMPDNIDIANRILVYLIIASLSFLVLMTLNLIHTKQVRTVISMMENTIKEVVNSFVVSVEAKDQYTFGHSQRVSLYAVALAKHLPEYQESDLKRLRLAGLVHDIGKINIPEAILTNTGKLTPEEYEVIKTHTVLGARMIERIDGLQELKSGVLYHHERWDGKGYPASHQGKEIPLDARILAIADAFDAMTSDRSYRSGVSLNEALQRLTEGKGSQFDPDLIDVFEKRASFEFIKIYKASNDEVKEFETLLDFV